The Aureimonas mangrovi genome contains the following window.
CGCAGTTTCGCGGCGGCGGCAAGGCCCACGGCCCGGTCTCGCGCTCTCATGCGCATGATCTGCCGAAGAAGGTCCGTGCGCTGGCCCTGCGCCATGCGCTCTCGGCCAAGGCTCAGTCGGGTGGCCTCATCGTCGTCGACGAACTGACCTCGGCGGACGGCAAGACCAAGGCGATGATCCAGCAGTTCGCCGGCCTTGGCCTGACGAACGCCCTGGTCATCGGTGGTGCCGAGGTCGAGGCGAACTTCGCCCGCTCGGCGCGCAACATCCCGCACGTCGACGTGCTGCCCGTGCAGGGCATCAACGTCTACGACATTCTCCGCCGCCAGACGCTGGTCCTGTCGAAGGCCGCGGTCGAGGCTCTCGAGGAGCGCTTCAAGTGACCGATCTTCGCCACTACGACGTCATCACGAGCCCGGTCGTCACCGAAAAGTCGACCATGGCTTCCGACAACAACCAGGTCGTCTTCAACGTGCCCGGCACCGCGACGAAGCCCGCCATCAAGGCGGCCGTCGAAGCGCTGTTCGGCGTGAAGGTCAAGGCGGTCAACACGCTGGTCCGCAAGGGCAAGACGAAGCGTTTCCGGGGCCGTCCGGGCCGCCAGAG
Protein-coding sequences here:
- the rplD gene encoding 50S ribosomal protein L4; translation: MDITIKSLNGDDAGKVTLADEIFGLEPREDILQRMVRYQLAKRQQGSHQTLGRAEIARTGAKLYKQKGTGRARHGSARAPQFRGGGKAHGPVSRSHAHDLPKKVRALALRHALSAKAQSGGLIVVDELTSADGKTKAMIQQFAGLGLTNALVIGGAEVEANFARSARNIPHVDVLPVQGINVYDILRRQTLVLSKAAVEALEERFK
- a CDS encoding 50S ribosomal protein L23 produces the protein MTDLRHYDVITSPVVTEKSTMASDNNQVVFNVPGTATKPAIKAAVEALFGVKVKAVNTLVRKGKTKRFRGRPGRQSDQKKAIVTLAEGQSIDVSTGL